From the genome of Ictalurus furcatus strain D&B chromosome 4, Billie_1.0, whole genome shotgun sequence, one region includes:
- the LOC128606324 gene encoding extracellular calcium-sensing receptor-like → MTFAISEINRSNHLLPNISIGYRIYDSCGSRLLTMKAAMALMNGIDITANDACYGQAVVQAIIGDSDSTPTVALTKTTGPFNIPVISYAATCECLSNRKEYPSFFRTIASDFYQSRALAYLMKHLGWSWVGALYSDNDYGNNGMAIFLNAAKEEGICVEYSEKFVRSDPANIMKVADIIKKGTAKVIILFLAHSDMNILIDQLILKNLTGYQMIGVEAWITAVNLVTPASYNILSGAIGFDVGKFNIGSYADYVINEFWKTDFPCLHTEGNISLTENNCGKYEDMIPFKNYNDDIAELRYAKNIYNAVYAVAHSLHSLLRCTENQSCKKDKTIQPWQVVEALKKVNFTTKLGDHVWFDSTGATAAKYDVVNWQRGFNGEVQFKAVGYYDASLPNGQQFVLNTADIVWAGEKREKPRSVCSESCPPGTRKAAQKGRPVCCYDCIPCAEGEISNQTDSNNCEQCPGEYWSNAVRDKCVLKVIEFLSFTEVMGIILVFFSLFGATLTVLVAILFLKEKDTPIVKANNSELSFLLLFSLTLCFLCSLTFIGRPSEWSCMLRHTAFGITFVLCISCVLGKTFVVLMAFRATLPGSNVMKWFGPLQQRLAVLAFTFIQVLICVLWLTVSPPFPYKNMNYYKEKIILECNLGSAIGFWAVLGYIGVLAILCFVLAFLARKLPDNFNEAKFITFSILIFCAVWITFIPAYVSSPGKFTVAVEIFAILASSFALLFCIFTPKCYIILFKPELNTKKNMMGKMVSKSL, encoded by the exons ATGACTTTTGCAATCAGTGAAATCAACAGAAGCAACCACTTGCTCCCAAATATATCAATTGGTTACAGGATTTATGACAGTTGTGGCTCAAGACTGTTAACTATGAAGGCAGCCATGGCTTTGATGAATGGTATCGACATTACAGCAAATGATGCCTGCTATGGACAAGCAGTGGTACAAGCCATTATAGGAGATTCAGACTCTACTCCTACTGTCGCACTCACAAAAACTACAGGACCTTTTAACATTCCAGTG aTAAGTTATGCTGCCACATGTGAATGCCTGAGCAACAGAAAAGAGTACCCCTCTTTCTTCAGGACCATAGCGAGTGACTTCTACCAGAGTAGAGCGTTGGCATATTTGATGAAGCACCTTGGATGGTCTTGGGTGGGAGCTCTGTACAGTGATAATGACTATGGCAACAATGGAATGGCCATTTTTCTGAATGCAGCCAAAGAGGAGGGAATATGTGTTGAGTACTCTGAGAAGTTTGTCCGATCAGATCCTGCCAATATAATGAAAGTGGCAGATATTATTAAAAAAGGCACAGCCAAAGTAATTATTCTATTCCTCGCCCACTCTGATATGAACATTCTAATAGATCAACTTATTCTAAAGAATCTCACTGGCTACCAGATGATTGGTGTTGAAGCATGGATTACTGCTGTCAATCTGGTAACACCAGCAAGTTATAACATACTGTCTGGAGCCATTGGATTTGATGTGGGAAAATTTAACATTGGTAGTTATGCTGACTATGTTATAAATGAATTTTGGAAAACAGATTTCCCTTGCTTGCATACAGAGGGAAATATTTCTCTAACTGAAAACAACTGCGGCAAATATGAAGATATGATTCCATTTAAAAACTACAATGATGATATAGCAGAATTACGATATGCAAAAAACATCTATAATGCAGTTTATGCTGTGGCACATTCTTTACACAGCCTGTTGAGATGCACAGAAAACCAGAGTTGTAAGAAAGACAAAACAATACAACCATGGCAG GTTGTTGAGGCTCTAAAAAAGGTAAATTTTACTACCAAATTAGGAGACCATGTTTGGTTTGACAGCACTGGGGCAACTGCTGCAAAGTATGATGTGGTGAACTGGCAGCGAGGGTTCAATGGAGAAGTGCAGTTTAAGGCTGTGGGTTATTATGATGCCTCACTGCCAAATGGACAACAATTTGTCCTAAACACTGCAGATATAGTGTGGGctggagagaaaagagag AAGCCAAGGTCTGTGTGCAGTGAGAGTTGTCCTCCAGGAACCAGGAAAGCTGCACAGAAGGGAAGGCCTGTCTGCTGTTATGACTGTATACCATGTGCAGAGGGAGAGATCAGTAACCAGACAG ATTCAAATAACTGTGAGCAGTGCCCAGGAGAATATTGGTCTAATGCTGTTAGagataaatgtgtgttaaaGGTCATAGAGTTTCtttcatttactgaagttatgGGAATAATACTAgtatttttctctttgtttggaGCTACATTAACTGTGTTAGTAgctattttatttctaaaagaaAAGGACACTCCTATTGTTAAGGCCAACAACTCTGAGCTGAGCTTCCTGCTGCTGTTCTCCCTGACTCTGTGTTTCCTCTGTTCACTTACTTTCATTGGACGGCCCTCCGAGTGGTCCTGTATGCTGCGCCACACAGCGTTTGGGATCACGTTTGTCCTCTGTATCTCCTGTGTACTAGGGAAAACATTCGTTGTGTTAATGGCCTTCAGGGCTACACTTCCAGGCAGTAATGTCATGAAATGGTTTGGGCCTCTACAGCAGAGACTCGCTGTGCTTGCTTTCACTTTTATACAGGTCCTTATTTGTGTGCTTTGGTTAACAGTTTCTCCTCCTTTCCCTTATAAGAACATGAACTACTACAAGGAAAAGATCATATTAGAATGTAACTTGGGCTCAGCTATAGGTTTTTGGGCAGTGTTGGGTTATATAGGAGTTCTTGCTATCTTGTGCTTTGTTTTAGCTTTTCTAGCTAGAAAGCTGCCAGATAATTTTAATGAAGCTAAATTCATCACATTCAGCATACTCATATTCTGTGCAGTGTGGATCACCTTTATTCCAGCTTATGTCAGCTCTCCTGGAAAGTTTACTGTAGCTGTGGAGATATTTGCTATTTTGGCCTCCAGTTTTGCTCTACTGTTCTGTATATTTACACCTAAATGTTATATTATTCTGTTTAAACCTGAActaaatacaaagaaaaatatgatGGGTAAAATGGTATCTAAATCACTTTAA
- the LOC128606325 gene encoding extracellular calcium-sensing receptor-like, with the protein MLYLVLLLYFSLAKGENCHILGNPAYPLLSKDGDVIIGAIFSIHGTQVQSLPYTEKPQPLICIRLNLRGLRLAQTMTFAIDEINRSNHLLPNISIGYRIYDNCGSRLLSLKAALALMNGMDIRADDACSGQAVVQAIIGESDSTPTVALAKTTGPFKIPVISYAATCECLSNRKEYPSFFRTIASDFYQSRALAYLVKHFGWSWVGAVNSDNDYGNSGMAIFLNAAKEEGICVEYSEKVVRSDPANIIKVADVIKKGTAKVIIAFLAHFDMNSLVDQLILKNLTGYQMIGVEAWITAVSLVTPASYNILSGSIGFDLGTFNIGSFADYVINEFWQTDFPCLHTEGNISQSENKCSIYEDMIPFKNYNEDISGLRYAKNIYNAVYAMAHSLHSLLRCREKSCENDKTIHPWQVVEALQKVNFTTKLGEQVWFDSTGATAAKYDVVNWQRGFNGEVQFKAVGYYDASLPNGQQFVLNTEDIVWAGEKREKPRSVCSESCPPGTRKAVQKGRPVCCYDCIPCAEGEISNQTDSNNCEQCPGEYWSNADRDKCVLKVIEFLSFTEVMGIVLVLFSLFGATLTVLVAILFLIEKDSPIVKANNSELSFLLLFSLTLCFLCSITFIGRPSQWSCMLRHTAFGITFVLCISCVLGKTVVVLIAFRATLPGSNVMKWFGPPQQRLAVLAFTLIQVLICVLWLTVSPPFPYENMNYYKEKIILECNLGSPVGFWAVLGYIGVLAFLCFVLAFLARKLPDNFNEAKFITFSILIFCAVWITFIPAYVSSPGKFTVAVEIFAILASSFALLFCIFTPKCYIIVFKPELNTKKNMMGKMSSRSI; encoded by the exons ATGTTATACCTTGTATTACTCCTTTATTTTAGCCTGGCAAAGGGAGAAAATTGCCATATTCTTGGCAACCCAGCATATCCTCTGCTGTCTAAAGATGGAGATGTGATAATTGGAGCTATCTTTTCAATACATGGTACACAGGTGCAGTCACTGCCATATACTGAAAAACCTCAACCTTTAATCTGCATTAG ACTTAACCTCAGAGGATTACGCCTTGCTCAGACCATGACTTTTGCAATTGATGAAATCAACAGAAGCAACCACTTGCTCCCAAATATCTCAATTGGTTACAGGATTTATGACAACTGTGGCTCAAGGTTGTTAAGTTTGAAGGCTGCCCTGGCTTTGATGAATGGTATGGACATAAGAGCAGATGATGCCTGCTCTGGACAAGCAGTAGTACAAGCCATCATAGGGGAGTCAGACTCTACTCCTACTGTAGCACTCGCAAAAACTACAGGACCTTTTAAGATCCCAGTG aTAAGTTATGCTGCCACATGTGAATGCCTGAGCAACAGAAAAGAGTACCCCTCTTTCTTCAGGACCATAGCGAGTGACTTCTACCAGAGTCGAGCATTGGCATATTTGGTCAAGCACTTTGGCTGGTCTTGGGTGGGAGCTGTGAACAGTGATAATGACTATGGCAACAGTGGAATGGCCATTTTTCTGAATGCAGCCAAAGAGGAGGGAATATGTGTTGAGTACTCTGAGAAGGTTGTCCGATCAGATCCTGCCAATATAATAAAAGTGGCAGATGTTATTAAGAAAGGCACAGCCAAAGTAATAATTGCATTTCTTGCTCACTTTGATATGAACAGTCTAGTAGATCAGCTTATTCTAAAGAATCTCACTGGCTATCAGATGATTGGTGTTGAGGCATGGATTACTGCTGTCAGTCTGGTAACACCAGCAAGTTATAACATACTGTCTGGATCCATTGGTTTTGATTTGGGAACATTTAACATTGGTAGTTTTGCTGACTATGTTATAAATGAATTTTGGCAAACAGATTTCCCTTGCTTGCATACAGAGGGAAATATTTCTCAATCTGAAAACAAGTGCAGCATATATGAAGATATGATTCCATTTAAAAACTACAATGAAGATATATCAGGCTTGAGATAtgcaaaaaacatttataatgcAGTTTATGCTATGGCACATTCTCTACACAGCCTGTTGAGATGCAGAGAAAAGAGTTGCGAGAATGATAAAACAATACATCCATGGCAG GTTGTTGAGGCTCTGCAAAAGGTCAATTTTACCACCAAATTAGGAGAACAGGTTTGGTTCGACAGCACGGGTGCAACAGCTGCAAAGTATGATGTGGTGAACTGGCAGCGAGGGTTCAATGGAGAAGTGCAGTTTAAGGCAGTGGGTTATTATGATGCCTCACTGCCAAATGGACAACAATTTGTCCTAAACACTGAAGATATAGTGTGGGctggagagaaaagagag AAGCCAAGGTCTGTGTGCAGTGAGAGCTGTCCTCCAGGAACCAGGAAAGCTGTACAGAAGGGAAGACCCGTCTGCTGTTATGACTGTATACCATGTGCAGAGGGAGAGATCAGTAACCAGACAG attcaaATAACTGTGAGCAGTGTCCAGGAGAATACTGGTCTAATGCTGATAGagataaatgtgtgttaaaGGTTATAGAGTTTCTTTCATTTACAGAGGTTATGGGGATAGTACTGGTACTTTTCTCTTTGTTTGGCGCTACATTAACTGTGTTAGTAGCTATTTTATTCCTAATAGAAAAGGACAGTCCTATTGTTAAGGCCAACAACTCTGAGCTGAGCTTCCTGCTGCTGTTCTCCCTGACTCTGTGTTTCCTCTGTTCAATTACTTTCATTGGACGACCCTCTCAGTGGTCCTGTATGTTGCGCCACACAGCCTTTGGAATCACCTTTGTCCTCTGTATATCCTGTGTACTGGGGAAAACAGTAGTTGTGTTAATAGCCTTCAGGGCTACACTTCCAGGCAGTAATGTTATGAAATGGTTTGGACCTCCACAGCAGAGACTCGCTGTTCTTGCTTTCACTCTCATACAGGTCCTTATTTGTGTGCTTTGGTTAACAGTTTCTCCTCCTTTCCCTTATGAGAACATGAACTACTACAAAGAAAAGATCATATTAGAATGTAACTTGGGCTCACCTGTAGGTTTCTGGGCTGTGCTGGGTTATATTGGAGTTCTTGctttcttgtgttttgttttggcttttCTAGCTAGAAAGCTGCCAGATAATTTTAATGAAGCTAAATTCATCACATTCAGCATACTCATATTCTGTGCTGTGTGGATCACCTTTATTCCAGCTTATGTCAGCTCTCCTGGAAAATTTACTGTAGCTGTGGAGATATTTGCTATTTTGGCATCCAGTTTTGCTCTACTGTTCTGTATATTTACACCTAAATGTTATATTATTGTGTTTAAACCAGAActaaacacaaagaaaaatatgatGGGTAAAATGTCATCTAGATCAATTTAA
- the LOC128607036 gene encoding extracellular calcium-sensing receptor-like: MLYLVLFLSFSLTEGENCHILENPSYPLLSKDGDVIIGAIFSIHGGTQMQSLPYTEKPQPLICIRFNLREFRLAQSMTFAIDEINRSNRLLPNISVGYRIYDNCDSRLLSMKAAMALMNGMDITADNACSGQAVVQAIIGESESTPTIALTRTTGPFKIPVISHSATCDCLSNRKVYPSFFRTTTSDYYQSRALAYLVKHFGWSWVGTVNSDNDYGNNAISIFLKAAKEEGICVEYSERFDRSDTAKIIKVVDIIKKNTAKVIILVLAQIDMNILIDHLILKNVTGYQIIGGEGWITADNLVTPASYNILAGSIGFDVGKLNINSFAYYVVNEFWQTIYPCLHTERNIYQSENNCRKYEDMIQFKNYSEDISELRYAKNIYNAVYAVAHSLHSLLRCTENQSCENYKTIQPWQVVEFLKKVNFTTKLGEQVWFDSTGATVAKYDVVNWQRGFNGEVQFKVVGYYDASLPSGQQFVLNDEDIVWAAETREKPRSVCSESCPPGTRKAAQKGRHVCCYDCIPCAEGEFSNQTDSNICEQCPGEYWSNADRDKCMLKVIEFLSFTEVMGIILVLVSLFGATLTVLVAILFLIEKDTPIVKANNSELSFLLLFSLTLCFLCSLTFIGRPSEWSCMLRHPAFGITFVLCISCLLGKTIVVLVAFRATLPGSNVMKWFGPLQQRLTVLALTFIQVLICVLWLKVSPPFPYKNMNYYKEKIILECNLGSAIGFWAVLGYIGVLAFLCFVLSFLARKLPDNFNEAKFITFSILIFCAVWITFIPAYVSSPGKFIVAVEIFAILASSFALLFCIFTPKCYIILFKPELNTKKNMMGKMASKSLY, from the exons ATGTTATACCTTGTACTATTCCTTTCTTTTAGCCTGACAGAGGGAGAAAATTGCCATATTCTGGAAAACCCATCATATCCTCTGCTATCTAAAGATGGAGATGTGATAATCGGAGCTATCTTTTCAATACATGGTGGTACACAAATGCAATCACTGCCATATACTGAAAAACCTCAACCTTTAATCTGCATTAG ATTTAACCTCAGAGAATTCCGCCTTGCTCAGAGCATGACATTTGCAATTGATGAAATCAACAGAAGCAACAGGTTGCTCCCAAATATCTCAGTTGGTTATAGAATTTATGACAATTGCGACTCAAGATTGTTATCTATGAAAGCAGCCATGGCTTTGATGAATGGTATGGACATAACAGCAGATAATGCCTGCTCTGGACAAGCAGTAGTACAAGCTATCATAGGAGAGTCAGAGTCTACTCCTACAATAGCACTCACAAGAACTACAGGACCTTTTAAGATCCCAGTG ATAAGTCACTCTGCCACATGTGACTGTTTgagcaacagaaaagtgtacCCCTCTTTTTTCAGGACTACTACAAGTGACTACTACCAGAGTAGAGCATTGGCATATTTGGTCAAGCACTTTGGCTGGTCTTGGGTGGGAACTGTGAACAGTGATAATGATTATGGCAACAACGCAATATCCATTTTTTTGAAAGCTGCCAAAGAGGAGGGAATATGTGTTGAGTACTCTGAGAGGTTTGACAGATCAGATACTGCCAAAATCATAAAAGTGGTCGATATTATTAAGAAAAACACAGCCAAAGTAATTATCTTAGTTCTCGCCCAAATTGACATGAACATTCTAATTGACCACCTTATTCTAAAGAATGTCACTGGTTACCAGATTATTGGTGGTGAAGGATGGATTACTGCCGACAATCTAGTAACACCAGCTAGCTACAACATATTGGCTGGATCCATAGGTTTTGATGTGGGAAAACTGAACATTAATAGTTTTGCTTACTATGTTGTAAATGAATTTTGGCAAACAATATATCCTTGCTTGCATACAGAGAGAAACATTTATCAATCTGAAAACAATTGCAGGAAATACGAAGATATGATTCAATTTAAAAACTACAGTGAGGATATATCAGAATTGAGATATGCAAAAAACATATACAATGCAGTTTATGCTGTTGCACATTCTCTGCACAGCCTGTTGAGATGCACAGAAAATCAGAGCTGTGAAAATTACAAAACAATACAACCATGGCAG GTTGTTGAGTTTCTAAAAAAGGTCAATTTTACCACCAAATTGGGAGAACAGGTTTGGTTTGATAGCACTGGGGCAACGGTGGCAAAATATGATGTGGTGAACTGGCAACGAGGGTTCAATGGAGAAGTGCAGTTTAAGGTTGTGGGCTATTATGATGCCTCTCTGCCAAGTGGACAACAATTTGTCCTAAATGATGAAGATATTGTCTGGGCAGCAGAGACAAGAGAG AAGCCAAGGTCTGTGTGCAGTGAGAGCTGTCCTCCAGGAACCAGGAAAGCTGCACAGAAAGGAAGGCATGTCTGCTGCTATGACTGTATACCATGTGCAGAGGGAGAGTTCAGTAACCAGACAG ATTCAAATATCTGTGAGCAGTGTCCAGGAGAATATTGGTCTAATGCTGACAGAGATAAATGTATGTTAAAGGTCATAGAGTTTCTTTCATTTACAGAGGTTATGGGGATAATATTGGttcttgtttctttgtttggaGCTACATTAACTGTGTTAgtagctattttatttttaatagaaaaaGACACTCCAATTGTTAAAGCCAACAACTCAGAGCTGAGCTTCCTGCTGCTGttctctctgactctgtgttTTCTCTGTTCACTAACTTTCATTGGACGGCCATCTGAGTGGTCCTGTATGCTGCGTCACCCAGCGTTTGGGATCACCTTTGTGCTCTGTATCTCCTGTCTACTAGGGAAAACAATAGTTGTATTAGTGGCCTTCAGGGCTACACTTCCAGGCAGTAATGTCATGAAATGGTTTGGGCCTCTACAGCAAAGGCTCACTGTTCTTGCTCTCACTTTCATACAGGTTCTTATTTGTGTGCTTTGGTTAAAAGTTTCTCCTCCTTTCCCCTACAAGAACATGAACTACTACAAGGAAAAGATCATATTAGAATGTAACTTGGGCTCAGCTATAGGTTTCTGGGCTGTGCTGGGTTATATAGGAGTTCTTGCTTTCTTGtgctttgttttgtcttttctaGCTAGAAAGCTGCCAGATAATTTTAATGAAGCTAAATTCATCACATTCAGCATACTCATATTCTGTGCTGTGTGGATCACCTTTATTCCAGCTTATGTCAGCTCTCCTGGAAAATTTATTGTAGCTGTGGAGATATTTGCTATTTTGGCCTCCAGTTTTGCTCTACTGTTCTGTATATTTACACCTAAATGTTACATTATTCTGTTTAAACCTGAACTAAACACGAAGAAAAATATGATGGGTAAAATGGCATCTAAATCACTTTACTAA